The Qipengyuania oceanensis genome includes the window CAAAGAGCGTCTGCACCTGCGACATCGTGCGGATGTTGTCGTTGAGCTTGCGCATGAAGCTCTGCACGTCGGCTTCCGACTTGCCGATCAACGACGCGACACCGGAAACCTGGGCGTAGAGATTGCCCATCCGGTGCTGCAATTCGCGATTGATGACCTCGAGATCGTCGATCTCGCGTTCCCGCGCGGCCGATTCGATCTCGTTCATCACGCCGCGCGCCAGATCGCGCAGGATGTCGCGCTCGATCTGCGAGAACTCCTCGCGCGGTACGTGGTCGATGACGCAGAGCGACCCGATCGCATGGCCCGAGGCGGTGACGAGCGGCGCGCCTGCGTAGAAAGCCACCGGCTTGTCGCTCGCGGTCACGAGGGGATTGGTGCGGAAACGCTCGTCCCGGGTCGCGTCGAGCACGACCATGACCTCCTCCGGCTTGCGAATGGCGTGATCGCAGAAGGATACGCTGCGCGGGGTCTGCTGCACTTCCATACCGACCCTGGACTTGAACCACTGGCGGTCCAGATCGACGAGCGAAATCAGGGCGACGGGTGCGCGAAGCGTGTTGCTCGCCAGGCGGGTCAGGCGATCGAATCGCTCCTCGCCTTCGGTGTCGAGGAGACCGGTCGCAATCAAGCTGCGCAGGCGCTCGTCTTCTATCGACATGGTAGTGCTGCTTCTCCGCACGTGCCTCGCCATCTCGGCACTAGGCCGAGCGCCATACAAGGTGGCTCACGCAGCGGCAATATCAATGCGTAAGAAACTGTATTACCAAGGTTTTCAGCACTACCTACGATAGCCCGGCAGCCGCCAGCAGCGCCTGTGTGCTGGCATCGAAGGTCTCGCCGCCCGCTTCGATCTTCTTCGCCATCTGCTTGCCGAGTTCGACGCCGAACTGGTCGAACGGATTGATCCCCATCAGCACCGCGTTGGCGAACGTGCGATGCTCGTGAAACGCGATCAGCGCCCCGAGCGTGGCGGCATCGATATCGTCGCACAGGATCGTCGCGCTCGGCCGGTTGCCGGGGAACGCGCGCGCGGGATCTTTGCCATCGGCCGCCATATTGCCGCCCGCCATCAGCGCCGCCCCTTGCGCGAAGCAATTGGTCAGCAGGATGCGGTGGTGGGCCGGGTCGAGCTCGTCGCCCGGCGCGATGCTGGCGACGAAATCGACCGGGATCAGGTGCGTGCCCTGGTGGAGCAACTGGAACACCGCGTGCTGCGCATCCGTGCCTACCCCGCCCCAGGTGATCGGCGCGGTCGGCGCATCGATGGCATTGCCGGATGCCGTCACGCCCTTCCCGTTCGATTCCATCTCAAGCTGCTGGAGATAATCGGGCAGCAGCGCCAGCCGCTCGTCATAGGCGAAGCAGGCGCGGGTCTGGCAGCCGCGGATGCGCGAATAATACTGGTCGGCGAAAGCGGCGCGCAGGGGCAGGTTCGCCCGCCCGTCCGCCTGCGCGAAATGCGTGTCGACCGCCTCTGCACCTTCGAGCATTGCGGCAAAGTCCTCCCAACCGACCGCGAGCGCGACGGGAAAGCCGATGCTCGACCACAGGGAATAGCGCCCGCCGACGCTTTCGGGGAACGGCAGCACGCGGGTCTCGTCCACGCCCCAGTCGACTGCCTTTTCGGGCGATGCGGTGAGCGCAACGACCCGCCCATGCGGATCGGACACGCCGTTGTCGCCCAACCATTTGAGCGCGCTGGCCGCATTGGTCATCGTCTCGATCGTGGTGAAGGTCTTGGACGCCACCGCGATCAGGGTCGTTTTCGGGTCGCAGGCGGCAAAGGCCTGCTCCATCGCCAGCCCGTCGATGTTCGAGACGACGTGGACGTCCACCAGCTTCAAATCGCGGGTCAGCGCATCCACTGCCAGCGCGGGACCCAGCGCGCTGCCGCCGATACCGATGTGGATGAGATGGTTCACGTCTCCCAGGGCGCCCTGGTGGATCGCCTCCACCAGCATCCGCATCCGCGCATGCAGCGCCTGCGCTTCCTCCACGTCCGCCTCGTCGCCGGTGCCGCGTTGTGCGGTGTGAGTTGCCGCGCGTCCCTCGGTCACGTTGACTTGCTTGCCGGACAGCAGCGCCGTGCGCTTGCCATCGAAATCGCAGGCTTGCGCAAGCGCCTCGAAATCGGCGAGCAGATCGTCTTCGAGATGGGTCTTGGACCAGTCGAACCGGATCCCGGTCTCGGCCTCGCCCGCCCCCCAGGCGATCCGCCCGGTCAGCTTTTCCACCCTCCCGGGGTCTGCGGCAAACAGCTCCTCCAGCGTAGGGTCGTCATGCAGGCCGATCGCTCTCCATGCGTCTTCGATCCTGTCTGCTCCGGCATCGCTCACGTGAAAATCCTTTTATGGCGCGTGGGGTGCGGTTAGAGGCCGTCGCGATGAATGTTAAGGACCAAACCGCGGCCCAGGCGCCTGCCGAGCCCCCGGAGGCTGCGGCCGCCGACAGGAAGAACAAGAAGGAGGACGGCAGCTTCATCGTCTTCCTGATCAAGCTGGCGGTAGTCGTGCTGATCTTCCGCAGCTTCATCTTCTCGCCCTTCACGATACCGTCGGAAAGCATGCTGCCCAAGCTGATGAACGGCGATTACCTGCTGGCGGCGAAGTGGCCTTACGGCTTCTCGAAATATTCCCTCCCGGGCGAGCTGGACGTCTTCGACGGCCGCGCTTTGGCGAGCCAGCCCGAGCGCGGCGACGTCGTCATCTTCAAGCACCCGATCGACAAGGTCGACTACATCAAGCGGGTCATCGGCCTGCCTGGCGACACGATCGCGATGGTCAACGGCCAGCTGGTGCTCAACGGAGAGATGGTGGCGAAAAAGCGGGTCGGGGATTTCATCCTGCCGGTAAGCGACAACACGACCTGCGCATGGGGCGCGGTGGAAGAGCGCGAGACCAGCGGCAGGGACGTGTGCCGCTATACCCGGTTCCGCGAGACGCTGCCTTCGGGCAAGAGTTACGAAGTGCTCGATTTCGGGTCCGGCCCGGCGGACAATTACGGCCCAACGATAGTGCCCGAAGGATCGATGTTCGTCATGGGCGACAACCGCGACAATTCGCAGGACAGCCGCTTCACCGCCGCGCCCGGTGGCGGGGTCGGCATCGTCTCACAGGACCTGCTGGTCGGCAAGGCGACCGTGGTGCTGTGGTCTACGGATGGCGGGGCGGAATGGCTGCTGCCATGGACCTGGTTTACCGCGGCGCGCTGGAACCGGATCGGAACGACATTTTGAGCAAGCTCGCACCTGAAACCCGCGCCTGGCTCGAACAGTCCGGCTTTACGGTCGGCGACGAGGCCTTGTGGCACGCTGCGCTGACGCACGGCAGCATGGACGAGGACCAGGATTACGAGCGGCTGGAGTTTCTCGGCGACCGGGTCCTGGGCCTGGCGATCGCGGCCTGGCTCTTCGAACGCGAGCTGTCGCCCGAAGGCACCTTGTCGCAGCAGCTCAACGCTCTCGTCAGCCGCGAGATGTGTGCCCGCGTCGGGCGTGGCATCGGCCTTGGCGAACATGTCCGGATTTCCAAGCAGGCGCGCAGCGACGGCGGCGCGGACAGCGACAACATCCTCGGCGATGTCATGGAATCGCTTCTCGGGGCGCATTTCCTTGAACAGGGTTTCGCACCTTCTGCCGATCTCGTGCGCAACCTGTGGCGGCCCGCTATCGAGAGCGGTGCGGGCCGGGACAAGCATCCCAAGAGCGCGCTGCAGGAATGGGCGGCGGGCAACCAGCGCAAGCCCCCGGTCTACGAGGTCACCGACCGCTCCGGCCCCGATCACGCGGCAAAATTCACCGTCAGGGTGACCGTCCACAAGGTCGGCGAGGCCGAGGCGACCGCATCGAGCAAGCAGGAAGCGGAGACCGCCGCCGCGCGTGCCTTCATGGAGAAATTCGCGTGAGCCAGTCACAAACCCGCTGCGGCGTTGCCGCGATCATCGGCGCGCCCAATGCCGGCAAGTCGACGCTGGTCAATGCGCTCGTCGGGCAGAAGGTCGCCATCACCAGCGCCAAGGCGCAGACCACCCGCGCACGCCTGATGGGCATTGCTCTGCATTCCGGCGAGGATGCCGAGACGCAGATCATCCTCGTCGATACGCCGGGAATCTTCGCGCCGCGCCGCCGCCTCGACCGGGCGATGGTCAGCGCCGCATGGGACGGGGCCCAGGCAGCCGATGCGGTGCTGCTGGTCGTCGACCCCGTGAAGCAACGCCGGCACGAACTGATCCCGCTGCTCGAGCAGCTGGCGAACCGACCGGAGCGCAAGATCCTCGTCCTCAACAAGGTCGATATCTCGAAGAAGGAGCCGCTGCTCGCGCTCGCGCAGGAATTGTCGCAAACGGCCAGTTTCGACGAGGTGTTCTTCGTCTCCGCTTTGACCGGCGACGGGGTCACTGAGCTGAAGGACGCGCTTGCCGCGATGATGCCCGAAGGTCCCTGGCATTATCCCGAGGACCAGGTTTCGGATGCGAGCGAGCGCCTGCTTGCCGCGGAAGTCACCCGCGAGCAGCTCTACCAGCAACTGCACGAGGAACTGCCCTACGATTCGGCCGTGCGCCCGGAAAGCTATCAGGAGCGGCCCGACGGCAGCGTCGAGATCCACCAGCAGATCGTCATCGCCCGCGACAGCCAGAAGCCGATCGTGCTCGGCAAGGGCGGCGCGCGGATCAAGGCCATCGGCGAGGCTGCGAGGAAGGAACTGGCCGATATGCTCGGCCAGAAGGTTCACCTCTTCCTGCACGTCAAGGTCGAGGAAAACTGGGCCGAAAGCCGCGAGATCTTCGAGGAAATCGGCCTGGACTGGGTGAAGTAGAACCCAACCCTTGCCCGCTGAAACTGCCCGGAAGCAGGCAGCGATATCCTACCGCTTCTTCTGGATTTCGATCTTGTTCTTCTTGGCGAAGTCCTTGGTCGACTCCTCGCTGCGGCCGATGGCCTTGGCGATTTCCTTCAGCCCCTTGCCCTTGCCTGCGAGCATGCGCAGCTGGCCCGCCTCGTCGGCTTTCCACGGCTGCTTGTGCCGTTCGAAAAACTCCTTCGCCATCAGTCCGCCTTCGCTGCCTTCTTGGCCGGAGCCTTCTTCTTGGGCGCGGCCTTCTTCTTGGCAGGAGCCTTCTTCTTCGCCTTCTTCTTGGCGGGCCCCTTGGCCGCGCGGGCATCGATCAGCTCGATCGCCTGCGCATCAGTGAGGTCTTCGGGCTTCTGATCCTTGGGAATGGTCGCATTCGTCGTGCCGTCGGTGACGTAGGGTCCGTAACGACCCGGCATCACCTTCATCTCGGCACCGCTGGTCGGATGCTCGCCCAACGTCTTGATCGGTTCGGCCTTGCCGCGCCCTCTGCCCTTGCGATTGGCTGCTTCGGCCAGGATCGTGACTGCAGCATTCATCCCGACATCGAACACGTCGCTTGTCGAGCCGAGCTTGCCGTACTTCCCATCATGCCGCAGGTAAGGCCCGTAACGCCCTATCGCCGCTTCGATTTCCTTGCCGGTTTCGGGATGCGCGCCGACGATGCGCGGCAGGCTGAGCAACTTGATCGCCCACTCCAGGTCGAAGTCCGGCAGGTCCTTCGGGATGCTCGCCCGCTTCTTCGCCCCGTCAACTTCCATTTCGACATAGGGGCCGAACCGGCCGGTCTTTCGCTCGACCTGTGCGCCGGTCTCCGGGTCGGTGCCCATGACCCCGTCCTCGCCCGCGCCGTCCTCTTCTCCGCCCGGCTGGGCAAAGCGGCGGGTGTACTTGCATTCAGGGTAGTTCACGCAGGCGATGAAAGCGCCGTAACGGCCGCCGCGCAGATGCAGCTCGCCGCCTGCGCGCCCCTCGTCGCGGCACAGCGGGCAGGCCCGCGGATCGCTCCCGTCGGCGGTCGGCGGGAAGAGATAGTCGGACAGATACTCGTCGAGCGCCTCGGTCACTTCCGAGGGCTTCTTGTCCATCACCTCTTCGGTCTTCGGCTTGAAATCGCGCCAGAACTGCTCGAGCAAGGTCTTCCACTGCTCGTCCCCGGCGGAGACCTCGTCGAGCTCGTCTTCCATCTCGGCGGTGAAATCGTATCCGACGTAGCGGGTGAAGAACCGTTCGAGAAAAGCTGTCAGCAAGCGGCCCGATTCCTCTGCGAAGAAACGGTTTTTCTCCATCCGGACATAGTTGCGGTCGCGCAGCGTCTGGATGGTCGAGGCATAGGTCGACGGACGTCCGATGCCCAGTTCCTCCAGCCGCTTGACCAGCGATGCTTCCGAGAAGCGCGGCGGCGGCTGGGTGAAGTGCTGGGTCGCATCGACGCCCGTCTTGGCCGGCGTATCGCCCTTCTTCATCGCGGGCAGCAGGCCGTCATCGTCGCCGTCGTCGCCGTCCGACTTGTCGTCGAACCCTTCCTGGTAGACCGCGAGGAAACCGGCGAACTTCACCACCTGGCCGGTTGCGCGAAGCTCGTGCCGGCCGGTCGGGTCGCGCATCGTCACGGTCGTCCGCTCGAGACTGGCAGCGGCCATCTGACTCGCCATGGCGCGCTTGTAGATGAGGTCGTAGAGCTTGCCTTCGTCGCCCGATCCGGCCCGGTCGCGCATGAAGTTCGTCGGGCGGATCGCCTCGTGCGCTTCCTGCGTGTTCTTGGCCTTGGTCTTGTACATCCGCGGCTTTTCCGGGAGGTAATGCCCGTCGTAGCGCTCGGTGATTGCCTTGCGCGCAGCCGAAATCGCACTGCCGTCCATGCTCACCCCGTCGGTCCGCATGTAGGTGATCGCGCCCGCCTCGTAGAGCGATTGCGCACAGCGCATCGTGTGGCTGGCCGAAAAGCCGAGCTTGCGCGCGGCTTCCTGCTGCAGGGTCGAGGTAGTGAACGGCGGGGCCGGATTGCGCTTCAGTGGCCGGGTCTCGATGTCCTCGACCGTGAAGCGGCCTTCCTCAACGGCCTTCCGAGCCGCCTTGGCAGTGCCTTCCTCGCCGATCGACAGGCGATCGATCTTCTCGCCGTCGTAGCGTACCAGCCGCGCATCGAACGCGGTACCGTCATGCTCCATGTGCGCGACGACCGACCAGTATTCCTGCGGGACGAAAGCCTCGATCTCGCGCTCGCGATCGACGATCAGCCGCAGGGCCACCGACTGGACGCGACCGGCGCTCTTGGCCCCCGGCAGGCGGCGCCACAGCACCGGCGAGAGCGTGAAGCCGTAGAGGTAATCGAGCGCGCGGCGCGCGAGATAGGCGTCGATCAGTGGCTGGTCGAGGTCACGCGGGCTCTTCATCGCCTCGGTCACCGCGTTCTTGGTGATCGCGTTGAAGGTCACGCGATCGACCTTGTCGGGCAGCGCCTTGCGCTTTTTCAGCAGTTCGCGGACGTGCCAGGAAATGGCCTCGCCTTCGCGGTCGGGGTCGGTCGCGAGTACCAGCCGGTCCGCTTTCTTTGCCGCATCGGCGATTTCCTTGAATCGGCTCTGCTTGTCGCGGTAGAGTTCCCAGTCCATCGCGAAGTCCTCGTCCGGGCGGACGCTGCCGTCCTTGGGCGGCAGGTCGCGGACGTGGCCATAGGATGCGAGGACCTTGAAGTCCTTGCCCAGGTACTGCTCGATGGTTTTCGCCTTAGCCGGCGATTCTACAATAACTAGTTGCATTGCGGTTTTTGGAAGCCCTTACGCGTATACGTGTACGTACACGCGAGAGTGGGGTGTGAGATTCGGAGGTGTCAAGCGCGATCGGCGCAAGCCTCGGCCTCGTGATTGCCGCGGGGACGATGCCAAGGCCGCGCCCGCGACACCGCCCCCGTTTGTTTCTCGCCTAACGCTGGGCGGCCATCTGCGCGACGATCCTTTCGTTCGCATTGCCTACGAGGGCCACGGCGCCAGCCTGGTACTGCTCGCCGTTGGCAGTGAACTCGAACTTGCGGGTCTTGCCGAACATCGGCAGGCCGATACCGGCGGCAGCGGCCAGTCCACCAGCGACATTGGCTGCCGACTGGGTTGCCTTCGCGGCACCGGTACTGGCATCGGCGACCTCGATGAACTCGCCGTCGACCGACATCGGCGACGTGATGACGACCTGGTTCTGCTTGCCGTTGGCGCCGATCACGGTCACCTTCGACAGGTCCGGCACGACGGATAGGTTGGCGTTCACTTTCAGACTGCCGCCGAAACTGAAGGCACCCGGACGCTTCTGGTCCGAGAAGTCGATCAGGTAGATCACATCGACCGCGGGCACGCCGCTTTCCTTCGCGTATGTGCCGACCGCCAAGGCGCTGCGCGTGGCCTTCATGTTGCTGCCGATGGAACCGAAACCCCCGCCCAGCGAAACGTCGCCCGGCAGGATCACCTGGATCGGCAGGGCGCTCGGAGCGTAGAAAACCGCTTTGCCTTTGCTCTTCTTCTCGAGCTGGATCGATTCCTCGCTCGGACCGCGATCTGACCCGGCCTTGGCCATGGTTTCGCTAGCGAAGACCGTCGCAGGCGCGATGACCGTCATGCCGGCAGCGGCGAGCCTGGCGGTGAAATCGGCATAGGCCGCATCGGTGATTGCCTGCATCATCTCCGGCGTCACGCCGACCAGCTTGCTTTGCGCCTTGGTCGTCCCCCCGAATGCGCCCATCAGGCCGCCGGTCTTCTTGGTCTGGTCGATCGATTCGAAGATGAAGCCGACGTTGAAGGCCACGACGGCGACCTGCCCGGCGCCCTGTAGCGCGCCCTTGTCCTTGACCTCGAATTCCTTGGCATCCTTGGCAACCACTTCGGCCGCCGGAAAAGAAATCGCCAGGGCAATGCCCATGGCCAGCGCAAATTTACGCATAAGCCCCCCATGTGAATGCTGAAATGACTGCGGTTCGTTGACCGACTGCGCCCCGTTGATCGGTTGGTTAACAGCCGGCCGGGCTTGCAACAAGACGTTGGGCGAGCAACGCCGAACATCCCCGAATTTCAACGGATTGAAACCTTGCCTCCGGCATGGCGCTCAAGCACGCCGGCGATCTCGAGCTCCAGCAGGGCCAGTTGCACGGCAGCGGTGCTTACACCGGACTGGCGAACCAGTTCGTCGACCGAGACTGGCGCATTGCTGAGCAGGCCGGCGATGTCGGCGGGTTCGGCCTCCGACAGTTCCTCGGGCAGGTAATCGAACATGGCGGCCGGCTCGCGAAAGGTCGATCGCGGGCTGCCATCGAAGCCGGAGAGCAGTTCGATGACATCCTCGGGCGACTGGACCAGCACCGCCCCTTCGCGGATCAGGTGGTTGCAGCCGTGCGAGCGCGCATCGAGCGGGCTGCCGGGGATCGCCATGACTTCCCTGCCCGCCTCCCCCGCCAGCCGTGCGGTGATGAGCGAGCCTGACTTGACCGCCGCCTCGACCACGAGCGTGCCACTGGCGAGGCCCGCGATGATGCGGTTGCGGCTCGGAAAGTGGCTGCCGCGCGGCTCGGTCCCCGGGGGCTGCTCGGCGATCAGGAGTCCTTCGCGCGCGATCCGATCCTGCAACGCCTCGTGCTGCGGCGGATAGGCGATGTCGATCCCGCTGGCGATGACGCCGATGGTATGCGGGAACGCACCTTCATGCGCGGCACCGTCGATTCCGCGTGCCAAACCCGAAACCACCACCAATCCCGCTTCGCCGAGCGCCGCACCGAAATCGCGCGCCAGCTTGACCGCGGCGGCGCTGGCGTTGCGCGCCCCGACCATGGCGACACAGGGCTTGCCGGCGAGCGCGATATCGCCGCGCCACGTCAGGATCGGAGGTGCGCTTTCCAGCTGGCCGAGCAGCGAGGGATAGTCCGGCTGGTCGTGGAACAGGTATTTCGCGCCCGCCTTGCGAAGCGCGTCGACCTCGCGCTCGATCCTGTCGACCGGCGCGGCGCGATATTGCCGTCCGCCGCGTTTGCCGAGCTCCGGCAGCGCCTCGAGCGCGTTCGCAGCCGAGCCGAATCGGACCAGCAGTTGCGCGTAGGAGACCGGGCCGATGTTCGGCGAGCGCAGCAGGCGGATGCGTGCGAACGCTTCGTCCTGCGTGAGAGTAACCGGGCAACTGGCGGGCGCATCCATTGCCGACCCGTCGGGCGATGCACCCGCCCGGTCAACTTACGGTGCTGTAAGCGTCAGCCCTTCTTGCTTCCGACCTTCGGTTCCTCGCCCTTCGTCAGCCGGGCGATGTTTTCCCGATGGAGGTACAGGACGACCACCGCGATGGCGGCCAGCACCGGGAAGAACTGGGGGTAACCGAGCAGGGGGGCTGCCGCGGCTGCGGCGACGACGGCGCTCATTCCCGCAAGCGAGCTGATCCGGAATATGGCGAGCACCGAAAGCCAGATGAAGGCATAGACGAGACCGATCGGCCAGCCGAGCCCGAAGGCGACGCCGGCGTTCGTCGCCACGCCCTTGCCGCCCTTGAAGCCGAGCCAGATCGGGAAGCAATGGCCGATCACCGCGGCGCCGGCAGCAAATGCCATCGCCACGTCGTTCCACAAATGCCCCGCGATGAAGACAGGCAGGAAGCCCTTCACCAGGTCCAGCAACAGCGTGGCCGCGGCCAGTCCCTTGTTGCCGGTGCGCAGCACGTTGGTCGCGCCGATGTTGCCGCTGCCAATGTTGCGGACATCGCCCATGCCCGCCGCCTTTGTCAGCAAGAGGCCGAAGGGAATGGATCCGACGAGATAGCCGAGCAGCGCTGCGAATAGTGCGTCCATGTCTCTCCCCTACCCGTTAGCCCCGAGCTTGTCGAAGGGGCGTTCTTTCTTCTAAGCGACCGCGAAAGTGAAGTGCGGGGCTTCGACAAGCTCGGCCCGAACGGAGTTTTCTGTGGACGCCAGCCCCTCTTCCCCCATCCTGATGTTCGATTCCGGCGTCGGCGGGCTGTCGGTGCTCGGCGAACTGCGAAAGGTGCTGCCCCAGGCGCCGATCATCTATGCCGCGGACGAAGCGGGCCTGCCCTATGGCGACAAGAGCGAGGCGGAGATCGCCGCGCGCGTTTCGGGCCTGCTCGGCAGAATGGCCGAACGCTGGCAGCCGCGGCTGATCTGCATCGCCTGCAACACCGCCAGCACTATCGCGCTCGGCATGGTGCGCGACGTCCTCGAAACCCCGATCGTGGGTACGGTCCCCGCGATCAAGCCAGCTGCTGCGATCACGAGGACCGGCGTCTTCGGCCTCCTGGGTACCGAGGCGACGATGCGACAGGCCTATGTCGACGATCTCGAAACCGAGTTCGCTGCCGGCAAGACCCTGCTGCGTCACGGCGCGAACGGGCTGGTACCGCTGGCCGAGGCCAAGCTGCGCGGCGAGCCGGTTTCGATCGATGCCGTGGCCGAAGCGACCAAGGGCCTGCTTCTGCAGGTGCACGGGCAGGAGATCGACACGGTGGTTCTCGCCTGTACGCATTTCCCGCTGCTGGCGGACGAGCTCCACGCGGCGCTGGGCCGTGAGCTGACCTTCGTCGACGGATCGGAAGGGATCGCGCGGCGGATCGCCCAATTGACGCGGGACCAGGCTTTCGAACGCTCGAACCCCGATCGCGCGGTCACCACCGGCGACCTCGCCGAGTTCCGGCAGCTCGCGGACGCCTTTGCAGGCTACGGCATTGCTCGGCTGGAGAAATTCTAGCTGCGAATCGCTCGCAAAGATCGCGGTAGAATTTCGCGGGAAACAGGCCTAAATCGCCCCCGACCAAGGCAGGCACAGACCGGGGCAACCGGCGCCGCAGGATGGACGGACGAGCGTGAACTACGACCAGATCTTCGACAAGGCGATCGACCGCCTCCACGAGGAAGGGCGCTATCGCGTCTTCATCGACATCATGCGCAACAAGGGTGCCTTCCCCAACGCGCGCTGTTTCCACGGCCACAACGGCCCCAAGCCGATCACCGTGTGGTGCTCCAACGATTATCTCGCCATGGGCCAGCACCCCAAGGTGATCGAGGCGATGGAAAACGCGCTGCACGACGTCGGCGCGGGCTCGGGCGGTACGCGCAACATCGGCGGCAACACCCACTTCCATGTCGAGCTCGAACGTGAACTCGCCGACCTGCACGGCAAGGATGGCGCGCTGCTCTTCACCAGCGGCTATGTCTCCAACGACGCCACCCTCTCGACGCTTGCGAAGCTGCTGCCCGGCTGTGTGATTTTCTCCGACGAGCTCAACCACGCGAGCATGATCGCAGGCATCCGCAATTCGGGCTGCGACAAGCGCGTGTTCCGCCACAACGACATCGAGCATCTCGAGGAATTGCTGGCGGCCGAGGATATCGACACGCCCAAGCTGATCGCCTTCGAAAGCGTCTATTCGATGGACGGCGACGTGGCCCCGATCCACGCGATCTGCGACCTGGCAGAAAAGTACAACGCGCTGACCTATATCGACGAAGTCCACGCGGTCGGCATGTATGGCGAACGCGGCGGCGGCATCTCCGAACGCGACGAGGCCGCCCACCGGATCGACATCATCGAAGGTACGCTGGGCAAGGCATTCGGCGTCATGGGCGGCTATATCGCGGCCGACACCAAGGTGATCGACTGCATCCGCAGCTATGCCCCCGGCTTCATCTTCACCACCTCGCTCAGCCCCGTGCTGGTCGCGGGCGTTCTGGCCGCGGTGAAGCATTTGAAATCGAGCTCTGTCGAGCGCGAAGGCCAGCAGGCCGCAGCTGCCGCGCTGAAAGCGAAGTTCCGCGATGCGGGCCTGCCCGTCATGGACAGCACGACCCACATCGTGCCGCTGATGGTCGGCGATCCGGTTCGCG containing:
- the rnc gene encoding ribonuclease III, yielding MSKLAPETRAWLEQSGFTVGDEALWHAALTHGSMDEDQDYERLEFLGDRVLGLAIAAWLFERELSPEGTLSQQLNALVSREMCARVGRGIGLGEHVRISKQARSDGGADSDNILGDVMESLLGAHFLEQGFAPSADLVRNLWRPAIESGAGRDKHPKSALQEWAAGNQRKPPVYEVTDRSGPDHAAKFTVRVTVHKVGEAEATASSKQEAETAAARAFMEKFA
- the lepB gene encoding signal peptidase I, with product MNVKDQTAAQAPAEPPEAAAADRKNKKEDGSFIVFLIKLAVVVLIFRSFIFSPFTIPSESMLPKLMNGDYLLAAKWPYGFSKYSLPGELDVFDGRALASQPERGDVVIFKHPIDKVDYIKRVIGLPGDTIAMVNGQLVLNGEMVAKKRVGDFILPVSDNTTCAWGAVEERETSGRDVCRYTRFRETLPSGKSYEVLDFGSGPADNYGPTIVPEGSMFVMGDNRDNSQDSRFTAAPGGGVGIVSQDLLVGKATVVLWSTDGGAEWLLPWTWFTAARWNRIGTTF
- the era gene encoding GTPase Era, whose amino-acid sequence is MSQSQTRCGVAAIIGAPNAGKSTLVNALVGQKVAITSAKAQTTRARLMGIALHSGEDAETQIILVDTPGIFAPRRRLDRAMVSAAWDGAQAADAVLLVVDPVKQRRHELIPLLEQLANRPERKILVLNKVDISKKEPLLALAQELSQTASFDEVFFVSALTGDGVTELKDALAAMMPEGPWHYPEDQVSDASERLLAAEVTREQLYQQLHEELPYDSAVRPESYQERPDGSVEIHQQIVIARDSQKPIVLGKGGARIKAIGEAARKELADMLGQKVHLFLHVKVEENWAESREIFEEIGLDWVK
- a CDS encoding GAF domain-containing protein; protein product: MSIEDERLRSLIATGLLDTEGEERFDRLTRLASNTLRAPVALISLVDLDRQWFKSRVGMEVQQTPRSVSFCDHAIRKPEEVMVVLDATRDERFRTNPLVTASDKPVAFYAGAPLVTASGHAIGSLCVIDHVPREEFSQIERDILRDLARGVMNEIESAAREREIDDLEVINRELQHRMGNLYAQVSGVASLIGKSEADVQSFMRKLNDNIRTMSQVQTLFAANKYDSVPFRDLVKNALLPFSAAVAAGRIKVEDSHDLMVSERGAFLVTLVLNELATNATKHGALASDDGTIVLDTDHAEGVTIKWSENFSVTGQRNAITEGFGSRILRDIAPRGLDGRATLDFSPGGFDYVLTANKRFFLPQEVLTAPRV
- the dprA gene encoding DNA-processing protein DprA, with amino-acid sequence MDAPASCPVTLTQDEAFARIRLLRSPNIGPVSYAQLLVRFGSAANALEALPELGKRGGRQYRAAPVDRIEREVDALRKAGAKYLFHDQPDYPSLLGQLESAPPILTWRGDIALAGKPCVAMVGARNASAAAVKLARDFGAALGEAGLVVVSGLARGIDGAAHEGAFPHTIGVIASGIDIAYPPQHEALQDRIAREGLLIAEQPPGTEPRGSHFPSRNRIIAGLASGTLVVEAAVKSGSLITARLAGEAGREVMAIPGSPLDARSHGCNHLIREGAVLVQSPEDVIELLSGFDGSPRSTFREPAAMFDYLPEELSEAEPADIAGLLSNAPVSVDELVRQSGVSTAAVQLALLELEIAGVLERHAGGKVSIR
- the topA gene encoding type I DNA topoisomerase, whose product is MQLVIVESPAKAKTIEQYLGKDFKVLASYGHVRDLPPKDGSVRPDEDFAMDWELYRDKQSRFKEIADAAKKADRLVLATDPDREGEAISWHVRELLKKRKALPDKVDRVTFNAITKNAVTEAMKSPRDLDQPLIDAYLARRALDYLYGFTLSPVLWRRLPGAKSAGRVQSVALRLIVDREREIEAFVPQEYWSVVAHMEHDGTAFDARLVRYDGEKIDRLSIGEEGTAKAARKAVEEGRFTVEDIETRPLKRNPAPPFTTSTLQQEAARKLGFSASHTMRCAQSLYEAGAITYMRTDGVSMDGSAISAARKAITERYDGHYLPEKPRMYKTKAKNTQEAHEAIRPTNFMRDRAGSGDEGKLYDLIYKRAMASQMAAASLERTTVTMRDPTGRHELRATGQVVKFAGFLAVYQEGFDDKSDGDDGDDDGLLPAMKKGDTPAKTGVDATQHFTQPPPRFSEASLVKRLEELGIGRPSTYASTIQTLRDRNYVRMEKNRFFAEESGRLLTAFLERFFTRYVGYDFTAEMEDELDEVSAGDEQWKTLLEQFWRDFKPKTEEVMDKKPSEVTEALDEYLSDYLFPPTADGSDPRACPLCRDEGRAGGELHLRGGRYGAFIACVNYPECKYTRRFAQPGGEEDGAGEDGVMGTDPETGAQVERKTGRFGPYVEMEVDGAKKRASIPKDLPDFDLEWAIKLLSLPRIVGAHPETGKEIEAAIGRYGPYLRHDGKYGKLGSTSDVFDVGMNAAVTILAEAANRKGRGRGKAEPIKTLGEHPTSGAEMKVMPGRYGPYVTDGTTNATIPKDQKPEDLTDAQAIELIDARAAKGPAKKKAKKKAPAKKKAAPKKKAPAKKAAKAD
- the pgi gene encoding glucose-6-phosphate isomerase; translated protein: MEDAWRAIGLHDDPTLEELFAADPGRVEKLTGRIAWGAGEAETGIRFDWSKTHLEDDLLADFEALAQACDFDGKRTALLSGKQVNVTEGRAATHTAQRGTGDEADVEEAQALHARMRMLVEAIHQGALGDVNHLIHIGIGGSALGPALAVDALTRDLKLVDVHVVSNIDGLAMEQAFAACDPKTTLIAVASKTFTTIETMTNAASALKWLGDNGVSDPHGRVVALTASPEKAVDWGVDETRVLPFPESVGGRYSLWSSIGFPVALAVGWEDFAAMLEGAEAVDTHFAQADGRANLPLRAAFADQYYSRIRGCQTRACFAYDERLALLPDYLQQLEMESNGKGVTASGNAIDAPTAPITWGGVGTDAQHAVFQLLHQGTHLIPVDFVASIAPGDELDPAHHRILLTNCFAQGAALMAGGNMAADGKDPARAFPGNRPSATILCDDIDAATLGALIAFHEHRTFANAVLMGINPFDQFGVELGKQMAKKIEAGGETFDASTQALLAAAGLS